A region of the Flintibacter sp. KGMB00164 genome:
AGGCCGTTGAGGTAGTTGATGGAGGCCATGATGTCCTCTTTGATGATGTGCTTGGGCACCAGGTCGTCCACATGGGCGGCGATCTGCTCCTTGAGCTCCTCACCGCTGAACTGGTCCATCAGCTGGCACAGCACGGGGAAGAAGACCATCTCGGAGATGCCGCACTCCTCGGGATCGAAGTCCACGAAGTTCTTCATGTCCACCATGTTGTTGGAGAAGACCTTCACCTGCTTGCCGTCGTCGTCCAGCACCACCTCGTTAACGCCCTTGGCAGCCAGCTCACGGGCGCGCTCACGGGACAGGGACTCACCGGCCTCGGCGATGATCTCGCCGGTGCGGGGGTCGGCCACGGGCATGGCCAGGGTGTGGCCGGAGATACGGGTGGCCAGGTTCATCTTCTTATTGAACTTGTAACGGCCCACGGCGGACAGGTCATAACGCCGGGGATCGTAGAAGGTGGCGTTGAGCAGGCTCTCGGCGGAGTCCAGCGTGGGGGGCTCGCCGGGACGCAGCTTGCGGTAGATCTCCAGCAGGGCCTCCTCGTAGGTCTTGCAGGAATCCTTCTCCATGGTGGCCACGATCCGCTCGTCCTCACCGAACATCTCCAGGATCTCGGCGTCGGTCTTGGGACCAACCGCACGGATCAGGCAGGTGATGGGGAGCTTGCGGTTCTTATCGATGCGGACATAGAAGATGTCGCTGAGATCGGTCTCATACTCCAGCCAGGCGCCCCGGTAGGGGATCACGGTGGTGGCGAAGGTCAGGTTATCCGCCTTGTCCGCAGTACGGGTGTAGTACATGCCGGGAGAACGGACGATCTGGGAGACGATGACACGCTCGGCGCCATTGATCACAAAGGTGCCGGAGTTGGTCATGATGGGGAAATCTCCCATGAAGATCTCCTGCTCCTTGATCTCCTCGGTCTCCTTGTTGCGCAGACGTACCTTCACCTTGATGGGAGCGGCGTAGGTGGCGTCCCGGGCCTTACACTCCTCCACGTCGTACTTGGGCTTCTCGTCCATGGAGTAGTCGATGAAGCTCAGCTCCAGGTTGCCGGCGTAGTCGGTGATGGCGGCTACGTCCTTGAAGACCTCACGCAGGCCGGTGTCCAAGAACCACTGGTAGGACTTCTTCTGCACCTCCAGCAGGTTGGGCATCTCCAGGATCTCCTGGTAGCGGGCAAAGCTCTTGCGCAGGGTCCGGCCGTAGTACACGTCCTTGGCTCTGGCTTCCACGCGGGCGCGCACGTCTTCCATGCTTTCCTTTACCATTCTAAAAATCAACTCGCTTTCTTCGTCACTAAACGGGCAGATCTACTGTTTTCCGGTGGGTTTGCGGCGAATCCCATCCGTTTCTTTGTGGAGAATCCACAATTTCCCGGATTTCACTTGGTGCCGCACACCCGGGCGCGTTGTTCGTTTTCTATCGGTTTCTCTTGCCTTTTTATATTGGCTATGCTACACTGTCTCAAGAACATGGGGGACCTTGTTCTTTTTGACATGGATATAAAAGCATTTTATTGTACCATGGTTGGCAGATTTTTGTCAACCGCTTTTTTATTTTTTCTTGTCCTGTATAACGCCGCAGGGCCGCAGATTTTTACATCTGCGGCCCTGCGGCGGTTGTTTTTAGAAAGGAATGGTCCTTGCTGACTTATTTAATTTTGATCTTAAAGATCGCCTTTTTAATGGTGGTGGGCTCCCCTACCTTCACCGCAGTGCGGTGAGCATCGGCGGGATAGCACAGCAGGAAGTCACCTGCGTTGAGCACCACATGGCTGTTGGGCTCGCCCTCCAGAGGCAGGAAGTCGTCCTTCTCCACAAACTCCTTCTGCTCCATGTTGTCGATGAAGTTCACATCGATCTGCTCGGGGCCGCGGAGCATGAAGTGCAGGTCCAGATACTGCCGGTGGGCCTCCCAGAAGCGGTCGGCGGCGTTGGTGGTCTCGTACTCCACGATGTTGACGAACAGGTCGTCCCCGTCGATGGTGTGGCTGCCCTTCTCAAAGCTGAGCAGATCGTGGGTGTTGGCGTAGTCAAAGCATTTGCCCACCACGTCCTCCAGCCAGGCATAATCTTTGCGATCACGGATGTTGCCGAATACCATGGATATGGCCTCCTTGTTTTTTGAAGGCTCCCGGCCTAGCCGGGAGCCTCAGAGCTCTGTGGAAACAGAGGTTAGTTCTTGTAGATGGTGGTATTGGGAGCGGGAACGCTCTTGTCACCCTTCACCGCACGCCAAATCATGGAAGCGGGGATACCCACAACCAGGGACACGGCGATGGAGATGATGGAGTAGGACCAGATGGACACATCAGCAGCATAGGGGCCGTACTTGATAAAGACCATCACAGCGGAAGCAGCGATGAAAGCCAGGGTGGTACCAAAGGTGTTGGCCACCTTGGTGAAGGCGCCCAGGATGAAGCTGCCGATCAGGATGCCCAGAACCAGGCCCATGAAGCCGTTGAACCACTCGTAAGCGGACTTGACGCCGCCGTTGGCCAGAACCATGGCCACCACGATGGAGAAGATACCAACCAGCAGAGAGACGTACTGACCGATCTTGGTCTGGGTCTCAAAGCTCAGCTTCTTCTTGGACAGACGCTCCTGAATGTCCAGGGTCCAGCTGGAAGCCACGGAGTTCAGGCCGGTGGACAGGGTGGACTGAGCAGCGGCATAGATGGCAGCCAGCAGCAGGCCGGTGACGCCGACAGGCAGCTCAAAGGCAATCCAGGAAGCGAAGATCTGATCCTGCTGAGCAGCGGGGGGCAGGGGGTTGCCCTGGGTCTGATAGAAGGCATACAGGCCGGTGCCGATGAGGTAGAAGACGGTGGCAATGAAGATGGACAGGCAGCCGTTGGCCAGCATCATCTTGTTGAGCTTCTTGGTGTCGGTGGTGGTGGTGAAGCGCTGCACGATGTCCTGAGAGGAGACGTAGGAGCCCATGGTGTTGAAGCCGGCGCCCACGATCAGCAGGAACACGCTGTCCTTCAGGATGTTGGCGTCAAAGATGGGCTGATCCACAGCCAGGAACTTGTGGTTGTTGGTAAACTCGTTGATGATGGCACCGAAACCGCCATCCAGGTGAGCAATCAGGAAGATGAGACCGAAGGTAACGCCGATGAGCAGCACGGAACCCTGGATGAAGTCGGTCCACAGCACGCTCTTCAGGCCGCCGGTGTAGGAGTAGATGATGGCGATGATGCCCATGATGATGATCAGGATGTTCACGTTGATGCCCATCAGAGAGGACAGCACCATGCAGGGCAGGTACATGATGATGGACATACGGCCCACCTGATAGATGATGAACATGACAGCGCCCAGCACGCGCAGGAACTTGCTGTTGAAGCGCAGCTCCAGATAGTGGTAAGCGGTATCAATGTCCAGCTTGCTGTAAATAGGCAGGAAGAACTTGATGGTCAGAGGAATGGCCAGCAGCATACCCAGCTGGGCAAACCACATGATCCAGGTGCCGGCGTAGGAGTTGCCGGCCAGGGACAGGAAGGAAATGGGGCTGAGGAGGGTAGCGAAGATGGACACGGAGGTGACCCACCAAGGCACAGTTCCGTCGCCCTTGAAGTACTCTTTGCCCTTCATCTCTTTCTTGGCAAAGTGCAGACCAGCAAACAGAACCGCCAGCAGATAGACGATCAGTACTGCCAGGTCAATGTAAGTAAAACCTTGCATGTTAGGCATGTGTTGTTATCTCCCTTATCTTAAATTCTCCCGGACAGGCGGCACCACACTCCGCCTGTCCGGCGCGATTGGCTTTGCGGAGGATTGTTATGCGGGGGATCGGTTATACAATAGATCAGCAGTACTTAGCCTTGGCAGCCATGACCATAGCGGCGGCCTCCTTGGCCACAGCCTTGTCGGCCTCCTGCAGGTTCTCCAGAGGCTCACGCACACCGCCCAGATCCAGGTTCTCGTTGATGCGGAGCATCTCCTTGGCCACGGCGTACATGTTGGCGTGGCTGGAGCACATCTTGTAGATGATCTCGTTGATGTCATACTGCAGCTCGGTGGCCTTGTCACGCTCGCCGGCAACGATCAGCTCGTTGAGCTTCAGGAACAGCTCGGGCATGACGCCGTAGGTGCCGCCGATGCCGCCGTCAGCGCCGATGGCGCGGCCGGCCACAAACTGCTCGTCGGGACCGTTGAACACCACGAACTCGCCCTTGGCAGCCTTGCCGGCGGCCTTGAACATCTGGATGTCCTGGGTGGGCATGGAGGAGTTCTTCACAGCCACAACCTTGGGGTTCTTCATCATCTCAGCAAACAGGCTCATGGTCAGAGCGGTACCGGCCAGCTGGGGGATGTTGTAGATAACAAAGTCGGTGTTGGGAGCGGCAGCGCTGATGGCATTCCAGTAAGCAGCGATGGAATACTCAGGCAGGCGGAAGTAGATGGGAGGGATGGAAGCGATGGCGTCCACGCCCACTTCCTCAGAGTGCTTGGCCAGCTCCACGCTGTCCCGGGTGTTGTTGCAGGCCACGTGGTTGATGACGGTCAGCTTGCCCTTGGCCACGGCCATCACGTTCTCGATGATGATCTTACGCTCAGCGACGCCCTGGTAGATGCACTCGCCGGAGGAGCCGTTGACGTACACGCCCTTGACGCCCTTGTCCACATAGTACTGGGTCAGAGCGCGCACCCGCTCGGGGCTGACGTTGCCCTGCTCGTCATAGCAGGCGTAGAATGCAGGAATAATGCCCTTATACTTGTCCAGATTGCTCATGATTTTTTCCTCCTCTATATATATGTCTCCGGCCTCGCTTCAGGCCCGGAGAGGTTTCTCCGCGCACACCGCGCGGTTAGGGAACATGTTCAGTGGGCCAGGATCTCGCCCAGCATGGTATCCACCATAATCAGGCAGCGGGGCACATGGAAGGGACCCTTGAAGGTGCAGCCCTTGCAGGCAGGCATGGTGGGCTTGCCATCCCGGCGGAGATAGCCGTACCACTCACCGTACTCGTCGTCAGCAAAGTAGGTCTTGCAGTAATCCAGCACCTTGAAGAACCAATCCAGGTACTTCTCATCGCCGCTGTCCCGATACATCATCAGGCTGGCGATCAGGGCCTCGTTGTGGGGCCACCACAGCTTCATGTCGTGCTCATAAGCCTCGGGGGGGAAGCCCTTGCAGTCGATGAAGTACAGGATTCCTCCGTATTCGTTGTCCCAGCCGTTGGCGATGGCCATGTCAAAGACCTCCATGGCCTTGCGGCGCAGCTCGTCGTCGTTGGTGTACTTGGCCTGCTCCATCAGGAACCAGGAGCACTCAATATCGTGGCCGGGGTTCACAAAGCGGCCGGCAGAGATGTCGCCCATGAACTCGCCGTTGGGACCCACGGTCTCCAGAGTACACTTGAGTTCGGGCTTGTGGTGATACTTAAAGATGGTCTCCACGCACTCCTTGGCCCGCGCGTCGTACAGCTCGCGCTGCTCAGGGTCGCAGCGGCGCAGGACCGAGGTGATGTTCAGGTAGATCATGGGGTCGGCCAGAGCCCGGCCGGTGCGGGTCTCGGGAATGGTCTTGGGGCCCATGCCGGTGGGGTCCTTGATGAGACCGTTGTTCAGGTTCCAGATCAGCTCGTAGGCGCGGCGGGCACGCTCAATGTACTCCTTCTCGCCGGTCAGGCCGTAATACTCGGCGTTGGCCAGAGCGTAGAAGCCCTCGGAGAAGCAGTAGCGGCGCTGACGCAGAGGCTTGCCATCAGCGGTGACGGTGAAGTACATCCGGTCACCGGCCTCGCGGTTGATGCAGTACTTCTCCATGAAGTCCAGGCAGCTCTTGCTGGCTTGCATCCACTCATCCCGCTTGCCGTACACGTGGCACAGGTAGGCGTAGGTCCAGCCGCAGCGGCCCTGCATCCACACGCTCTTGTCGGTGGAGAACAGCCGGCCGGTGCGGTCGATGCAGGTGTACACGCCGCCGTGCTCCTTGTCCATACCGTACTTCAGCCAGAACTCCGCGCTGCTGGCCAGCTCTTTTTCCACCCACTGTTTGGCCTGTTCCAGTTTCTTTACATCCATGTTAAGACCAACCTTTCCTTTGTCAGATATCTTTGATATCTGTCCGCTCTGTTTACTTGTTTTCCTTTTGTTGTAACCATCATAGCACTTGTGAAAATAATTTTCAATTCGTATTAGTGTTTAAAATTTTTTCACAATTTCTGTGTACAATGACAAATGAATGTGAAATTTTCTTGAAGCATGTGGTTTTTTACCTGTATTTATTCCATTCTTTTCTGACTCACTCCCGCTCCTCCCCGCTTTGAAAATAATTTTCATTCCACTTCCCTTCTCCGAAGTGTCTCTCCTCTTCTCTTTCTTCCGTCATCTCTCACAGTTTCCGGCGGGAAAAACCCGCTACCAATTTTCTAAGGTGTGTGATATGATAAAGGGCGGTTTCAAGATACTTTACCAGAAAGAAGGGTTTTCAATATGCACTGTATCCGTCATGTCACCGAAGATCTGATTTGGATCGGCGGAAACGACCGCCAGCACCCCCTGTTCGAGAGCACCCATCCGGTTCCCCGTGGGATGTCCTTCAACTCCTACTTGCTGCTGGATGAGAAGACCGTGCTGTTTGACACGGTGGACCGGGCCGTTCAGACCCAGTTCTTTGAAAATCTGGAGTATGCTCTGGGCGGTCGTAAGCTGGACTATGTCTTTGTCCACCACATGGAGCCCGACCACGCCGCTACTCTGGGCGATGTGATGCTCCGCCATCCCGAGGCCACCATCGTCTGCAACGGCAAGATCCTGAACATGATCCGCCAGTTCCACTGCACCGATCCCAAGGAAGTCCATCTGGTCAACGAGGGCGACTCCATCACCACCGGCCGGCACACCTTCACCTTCGTCAACGCCCCCATGGTCCACTGGCCCGAGGTTATGGTGAGCTACGACTCCACCGATAAGATTCTCTTCTCCGCCGATGCCTTCGGCACCTTCGGCGCCCTCAACGGCGTACTCTTTGCTGATGAGGTAAACTTTGACCGGGACTGGCTGGATGAGGCCCGCCGGTATTACACCAACATCGTGGGCAAGTACGGTCCCCAGGTTCAGGCCCTGCTGAAAAAGGCCGCCGGCCTGGATATCCAGATGATCTGCCCCCTCCACGGTCCCGTGTGGCGCAAGGATCTGGGCTACATCGTGGACAAGTACGCCAAGTGGGCCGCCTATGAGCCCGAGGTCCAGGGCGTGCTCATCGCCTTTGCCTCCGTGTACGGCGGCACCGAGACGGCTGCCAACATCCTGGCCTGCCGTCTGGCCGAGATGGGCATCCCTGTGGAGATGTACGACGTGTCGGTGACCCACTACTCCTACGTTCTCTCCGACGCCTTCAAGTACAGCCACATCGTCTTTGCCTCCACCACCTATAACAACGGCATCTTTGTCTCCATGGAGAATCTCCTCCACGACATCGCCCACCACGCCCTGCGCAACCGCAAGGTCGCCCTCATTCAGAACGGTTCCTGGGCTCCCGCCAGCGGCAAGCTGATGACCGAAATCATCTCTGGCATGAAGGGCATGGAGATTCTGGAGGCCCCTGTCACCCTGAAGTCCACCCTGGCTCCCGGCCAGGACGCCGAGCTGGAGGCCCTGGCCAAGGTCCTCGCCGCCAGCGTGAAGGGCGAAGAAGTGGTCGAGGAAGCTCCCGCTCCCCAGGACAAGCCCAAGGGCTTTGTCTGCAAGATCTGCGGCTTTGTTTACGAGTCGGATACCCTGCCTGACGACTTCATCTGCCCCATCTGCCGCCGTCCCGCCAGTGATTTCGAACCCTTAGCCTGAATATCAAAATACCCCCGTTTCGCTTCATGCGAAACGGGGGTATTTTCTTTATCTGAAATCAGGGCATCAGCGCCTGTCGGCTTTTTCCACCAGGCTGAGGCGCCACATTGCGGGTGTGGCGAATCTCCTCCCAGACTGTGGTCTTTTTAAAGTAGCAGCCCACGGTAATAGGCAGCCAGCTCAGCAGGAACAGCCAGTAGCAGGCAACGCCCTTCCACAGGCGGCGGTCCCACTTATTCTCCACCGTCACCACCAGCACAGCCGCCGCCGTAGCGCCCAGCGCGCTGATCACCAGATTCAGGGCAAAGGCTCCCAGAGCCAGGGACAAAGAGAAGTAGGGCCGGGAGCAGCCCACCGCCAGAGCGGAGAGCACCGAGCTGCCCAGAGCAGCCACCTGGTAGGCGGGCACCAGCATGGTAGCGCCCATATCAAACACCACGCTGTCCGGCTTGCGCATCATGCGCTCCATGATCACAGGCAGATACTGATGGGCGATCTGAATGGTGCCGCTGGTCCAGCGGCGGCGCTGCTTCACCGAGATCTCATAGCTCAAAGGCTGCTCGTCATAGGTGATCGCCAGAGGGACCCACCAGATCTTTACCTCGGCCATAGCCAGCTGAACGGACATCTCCAGATCCTCACTGATGGTCTGGGTACGCCAGCCGCCCATCTTCTCCAGCGCGGCGGCGGACACCATAAAGCCGGTGCCGCCCAGCATGGCGGACAGTCCCAGTCCAGCCTTGCCGTTGTTGTGGAAGCGGCTCATCATCCAGTAGTAAATGGAGTAGCAGCCAGAAAAAGCGGTATCGTAGGGATTCTTGCTGTCCCGGTAGCCCTGAGCCGCCCGGGCGCCGGCACAGTAGGCGTTGTTCATTTCCTTCAAGAAATCGGGGTGGGCCACATTGTCCGCGTCGAACACGCAGAAAGCATCGTAGCCACGACCAGCCAGCTGGTTGTAGGCAAAGCGCATGACCTCGCCCTTGCTCTTGACGGGAACGGTGCACTCCAGTACCTTGGCGCCGAAATTGGCGGCCGCCTGAGCGGTGTTATCGGTACAGTTATTGGGGATCACGTATACATCATACAGTTCCGGGGGATAGTTCTGGGCCAGCAGGCTGTTGACCAGGGAGCCGATGACCAGCTCCTCATTGCGGGCAGCGATCAAAACAGCAAACCGGGTCCGGGCCGGGTGCCTGCCGTAATCCATGGGGCGCCGCCAGGACATCAGAGCTGTCACAAAATAATAACCGCCCCAAACGGTCATTGCCAGACCCAATACACTGGCAAAAGCCAGCATCAATCGTGCGGTAAACTCCATGGTCCAATCCTCCTTTGCTTGATGGTCCCAGTGTAACAGTGAAATGTTAAGCCCACACCATATAAATCATTAAGATTTTTAAAAGATCTCTTTAAAAGCCCCTTTTCCCCTTACTTTCTCCCCTCTATTCCAGAGTGGGGAAAAATTAACAGAATGTTTGTTTGCCTTTTTCCCCCGCTCCCTTTATAATATTTACATAATACTTTTTATTTTTATCCACTTTTTGTTGTTCCTTTTCACCCATTATAGCGCTGCATGACCACCTTTGCGTGTTCCGGTTCTGCCGCGCTAGCGCAAAGGAGGTACCTATTTGCTTCAGTTTGAACATGTCTCCCTGGCCTACGGTTCCCAGCAGATTCTGCACGATCTGTGCTTTCAGATCCCGGACGGTCAAATGACCGTGCTCATCGGCCCGTCCGGCTGCGGCAAGACCACCACGCTGAAAATGATCAACCGCCTCATCGAGCCCACCAGCGGAAAGATCTATCTGGATGGCGAAGACATCGCCACCAAGGACAAGGTGGATCTGCGCCGGCATATCGGCTATGTCATCCAGCAGATCGGCCTGTTCCCCAATATGACGGTGGCCCAAAACATCTGCGTGGTTCCCACTCTGCTGAAATACAGTAAGGAGGAGTGCGACCGCATCGCCCGGCAGCTGCTGGAGATGGTCAATCTCCCCTATGAGCAGTACGCCCATAAATACCCCAGCGAGATGTCCGGCGGTCAGCAGCAGCGCATCGGCATCCTCCGGGCACTGGCTGCCTCGCCCCCCATCGTCCTGATGGATGAGCCCTTCTCCGCCCTGGACCCCATGACCCGCCGTTCCCTGCAGCAGGAGGTGCGCAACCTTCAGCAGAAGCTGCACAAGACCATCGTCTTTGTCACCCACGACATGGAGGAAGCCCTGGACCTGGCGGACGTGATCGTCTTTATGGACCACGGCAAGATCGTACAGATGGCGCCCCCGGAGGAGATGCTGGCCCACCCGGCTACCGGGCAGATTCAGGACTTTTTGGGCAAGTTCATTCAAACCAACTCCCCCAACGACCTCACTGCCGCCGACTTCATGCGCACCGGCGTTTACGCCGTCTCCGCCAACCGCGGCATCAATGAGTGCGTCAGTAAAATGCAGCGCCACAATGTAGACACCCTGCTGGTGGTAGACGATCAGGGCAAGTATCAGGGCACAGTCTCCATCGCCGACATCCGTCTCACCGGCCACGTGGTCAAGACCATTCAGCCTCTGATCCGCTGCAACACTCCCACCGTCCACGCCCAGGATAACGCCAAGGACTGCTTTGACCAGCTCATCTCCAGCGGCGCCCCCTACCTCGTGGTGCTGGGAGACGGAGAACAAGTAGCCGGCATCATCACCAAAACCAGCATGGCCTCCGCCATGGCAGAGCAGCTTTGGGGGTGAGGCAGAGTGACATTCCACGACTTACCAAAGGCTCTGCTGGAACATCTGGGTTTTACCTTTGTCTCGGTAGCGGTAGGCTTTGTGCTGGGCGTGCTGCTCGGCATTCTGCTCTCTCGCCTGCCGAAAAACCTGTCCAAGCTGATTTTACCCATCCTCTCCATCTTCAACACCATCCCCGGCGTCGTATTTGTGGGCCTGCTGTTTCTGGTTCTGGGCATGCAGCCTATCACCGTGCTTATCGCCCTGTCCATCTACGCAACCTTTCCCATCCTCAAAAATACGTACGCCGGTCTCTCCTCGGTGGAGGGGCAGTATATTGAGGCAGCCAAGGGCTGCGGTATGAGCCCCATCCAGTGTCTCGTCCGGGTGGAACTGCCTCTGGCTCTGCCCACCATCATCGGCGGACTGCGCATGTCCACCGTCTACACCGTCAGCTGGGCGGTGCTGGCCGCCATGATCGGACAAGGAGGCCTTGGCACCTTCATCTACGCAGGCGTCAGCGCCAATGACAACGGTCTCATCCTTCTGGGCGCCGTTCCCGCTGCCATCCTGGCCTTTGTACTGGGCTCTTTGGTGGACGCCCTTCAGCGCCGGGCCGTGCCCCGTGGCATGCGGAAAGGGGGTGGGGACCTGTGACCTTCCAAGTGATCTTTGAGCACCTGTCCATGGTCATTGTGGCCCTGCTCTTTGCCCTCATCGCCGGCGTCCCCCTGGGTGTACTCTCCTACTTCTATCCCCGGACGGGCAAGATCATCCTGCGGGTGGTGGACCTCATTCAGACTACCCCCGCCCTGGCTCTGCTGGGTATTATCATGGTGTTTATGGGCGCCGGAAAGCCCACCGTCATCGTGGGCCTGGCCCTCTACTCCCTGCTTCCTATCGTACGCAACACGGTGCTGGGCCTCAACCAGGTACCCTCTGCTCTGAAAGAGGCGGCCACCGGCATGGGCATGACCCGGATGTACCAGCTGCGGCGGGTGGAGATCCCCCTGGCCGCCCCCATCATCTTTACCGGTGTGCGCATCGCTGCTGTCAACGCCATCGGCACGGCGGTCTTTGCCGCCATGGTGGGCGGCGGAGGCCTGGGCAACATCATCAACACCGGCATCCGGCAAAATGATATGAAGGCCATTCTCAGCGGCACCGGTGTGCTCATGGCTATGGCCCTCATTCTGGATCTTATCATGGCCCTGGTGGAGCATCGCATGAACCGCCGCTCCGACCGCGCCCCCTCCCCTGCCGGCAAGCTGCTCACCCGGGCCGTGGCTGCGGTAACTGCGGTGGCCTGTGTGGCTCTTACCGTGTGGACCTTCCTTCCCCAGCAGGAGGACGGTCTGGTCCTCTACGAGGGGCAGTTCTCCGAGGTCCAGCTGGTCAATAGCATGATCAAGCAGTTGGTGGAGGACCGCTACAACCTCACTGTCACCATCAAGGACCAGATGACGGCCGTCAACAACTTCAATGCTATGACAGGGCAGGACCACAGCTGTGACCTGATGTACACCTGGGACGGCACCCTGCTGACCACCATCATGGGACTGGACACCACCGATATCCCCGATGGGCAGACACTCTATGACTTTGTCAACGAGAAGATGAATACGGAATATGACGCCCGTCTCATGGGCAAGATCGGCGTGAACAACACCTACGCCATCGGCGTGACCCAGGATGTGATGGACACCTATCATCCCACAAAAATCAGCGATCTGGTGCCTGTTGCCGGCGAGCTGCGCTTCGGCGCCGAGTCTGACTTCTTCACCAGTGCAGGCAGTATGAAGTATGATCCCTTCGTTCAGTTCTATGGCCTGAACTTTGCCAAGGCCACCCCGGTGGACATCATGCTCAAGTACACCGCCATTGAGCAGGGAGCCTATGATGTGATGGTCGTCTACGCCACCGACGGTCTGAACATCCGGGCGGGCCTTACTGTATTGGAGGATGACCTGCACTTCTTCCCCGACTACTACGGCACCATTCTGGTGCGCAACGATGTATTTGAGCGTTTCGAGGAACAGGCACCTGATCTGGAGGAAACCCTGTCCCTGCTCAACGGTAAGTTTACCGACCAGCTCATGAG
Encoded here:
- a CDS encoding MBL fold metallo-hydrolase — translated: MHCIRHVTEDLIWIGGNDRQHPLFESTHPVPRGMSFNSYLLLDEKTVLFDTVDRAVQTQFFENLEYALGGRKLDYVFVHHMEPDHAATLGDVMLRHPEATIVCNGKILNMIRQFHCTDPKEVHLVNEGDSITTGRHTFTFVNAPMVHWPEVMVSYDSTDKILFSADAFGTFGALNGVLFADEVNFDRDWLDEARRYYTNIVGKYGPQVQALLKKAAGLDIQMICPLHGPVWRKDLGYIVDKYAKWAAYEPEVQGVLIAFASVYGGTETAANILACRLAEMGIPVEMYDVSVTHYSYVLSDAFKYSHIVFASTTYNNGIFVSMENLLHDIAHHALRNRKVALIQNGSWAPASGKLMTEIISGMKGMEILEAPVTLKSTLAPGQDAELEALAKVLAASVKGEEVVEEAPAPQDKPKGFVCKICGFVYESDTLPDDFICPICRRPASDFEPLA
- a CDS encoding sodium:solute symporter — translated: MQGFTYIDLAVLIVYLLAVLFAGLHFAKKEMKGKEYFKGDGTVPWWVTSVSIFATLLSPISFLSLAGNSYAGTWIMWFAQLGMLLAIPLTIKFFLPIYSKLDIDTAYHYLELRFNSKFLRVLGAVMFIIYQVGRMSIIMYLPCMVLSSLMGINVNILIIIMGIIAIIYSYTGGLKSVLWTDFIQGSVLLIGVTFGLIFLIAHLDGGFGAIINEFTNNHKFLAVDQPIFDANILKDSVFLLIVGAGFNTMGSYVSSQDIVQRFTTTTDTKKLNKMMLANGCLSIFIATVFYLIGTGLYAFYQTQGNPLPPAAQQDQIFASWIAFELPVGVTGLLLAAIYAAAQSTLSTGLNSVASSWTLDIQERLSKKKLSFETQTKIGQYVSLLVGIFSIVVAMVLANGGVKSAYEWFNGFMGLVLGILIGSFILGAFTKVANTFGTTLAFIAASAVMVFIKYGPYAADVSIWSYSIISIAVSLVVGIPASMIWRAVKGDKSVPAPNTTIYKN
- a CDS encoding glycosyltransferase family 2 protein produces the protein MEFTARLMLAFASVLGLAMTVWGGYYFVTALMSWRRPMDYGRHPARTRFAVLIAARNEELVIGSLVNSLLAQNYPPELYDVYVIPNNCTDNTAQAAANFGAKVLECTVPVKSKGEVMRFAYNQLAGRGYDAFCVFDADNVAHPDFLKEMNNAYCAGARAAQGYRDSKNPYDTAFSGCYSIYYWMMSRFHNNGKAGLGLSAMLGGTGFMVSAAALEKMGGWRTQTISEDLEMSVQLAMAEVKIWWVPLAITYDEQPLSYEISVKQRRRWTSGTIQIAHQYLPVIMERMMRKPDSVVFDMGATMLVPAYQVAALGSSVLSALAVGCSRPYFSLSLALGAFALNLVISALGATAAAVLVVTVENKWDRRLWKGVACYWLFLLSWLPITVGCYFKKTTVWEEIRHTRNVAPQPGGKSRQALMP
- a CDS encoding ABC transporter ATP-binding protein; its protein translation is MLQFEHVSLAYGSQQILHDLCFQIPDGQMTVLIGPSGCGKTTTLKMINRLIEPTSGKIYLDGEDIATKDKVDLRRHIGYVIQQIGLFPNMTVAQNICVVPTLLKYSKEECDRIARQLLEMVNLPYEQYAHKYPSEMSGGQQQRIGILRALAASPPIVLMDEPFSALDPMTRRSLQQEVRNLQQKLHKTIVFVTHDMEEALDLADVIVFMDHGKIVQMAPPEEMLAHPATGQIQDFLGKFIQTNSPNDLTAADFMRTGVYAVSANRGINECVSKMQRHNVDTLLVVDDQGKYQGTVSIADIRLTGHVVKTIQPLIRCNTPTVHAQDNAKDCFDQLISSGAPYLVVLGDGEQVAGIITKTSMASAMAEQLWG
- a CDS encoding dihydrodipicolinate synthase family protein, whose translation is MSNLDKYKGIIPAFYACYDEQGNVSPERVRALTQYYVDKGVKGVYVNGSSGECIYQGVAERKIIIENVMAVAKGKLTVINHVACNNTRDSVELAKHSEEVGVDAIASIPPIYFRLPEYSIAAYWNAISAAAPNTDFVIYNIPQLAGTALTMSLFAEMMKNPKVVAVKNSSMPTQDIQMFKAAGKAAKGEFVVFNGPDEQFVAGRAIGADGGIGGTYGVMPELFLKLNELIVAGERDKATELQYDINEIIYKMCSSHANMYAVAKEMLRINENLDLGGVREPLENLQEADKAVAKEAAAMVMAAKAKYC
- a CDS encoding YhcH/YjgK/YiaL family protein — its product is MVFGNIRDRKDYAWLEDVVGKCFDYANTHDLLSFEKGSHTIDGDDLFVNIVEYETTNAADRFWEAHRQYLDLHFMLRGPEQIDVNFIDNMEQKEFVEKDDFLPLEGEPNSHVVLNAGDFLLCYPADAHRTAVKVGEPTTIKKAIFKIKIK
- a CDS encoding AGE family epimerase/isomerase — its product is MDVKKLEQAKQWVEKELASSAEFWLKYGMDKEHGGVYTCIDRTGRLFSTDKSVWMQGRCGWTYAYLCHVYGKRDEWMQASKSCLDFMEKYCINREAGDRMYFTVTADGKPLRQRRYCFSEGFYALANAEYYGLTGEKEYIERARRAYELIWNLNNGLIKDPTGMGPKTIPETRTGRALADPMIYLNITSVLRRCDPEQRELYDARAKECVETIFKYHHKPELKCTLETVGPNGEFMGDISAGRFVNPGHDIECSWFLMEQAKYTNDDELRRKAMEVFDMAIANGWDNEYGGILYFIDCKGFPPEAYEHDMKLWWPHNEALIASLMMYRDSGDEKYLDWFFKVLDYCKTYFADDEYGEWYGYLRRDGKPTMPACKGCTFKGPFHVPRCLIMVDTMLGEILAH
- a CDS encoding ABC transporter permease; this encodes MTFHDLPKALLEHLGFTFVSVAVGFVLGVLLGILLSRLPKNLSKLILPILSIFNTIPGVVFVGLLFLVLGMQPITVLIALSIYATFPILKNTYAGLSSVEGQYIEAAKGCGMSPIQCLVRVELPLALPTIIGGLRMSTVYTVSWAVLAAMIGQGGLGTFIYAGVSANDNGLILLGAVPAAILAFVLGSLVDALQRRAVPRGMRKGGGDL